A single window of Priestia filamentosa DNA harbors:
- a CDS encoding glycerophosphodiester phosphodiesterase — protein MEIIGHRGAAGTCPENTMVSFQRAIEEGASGIELDVHLSKDGEIIVIHDETVDRTTDGKGYIGELTYKDLRKLNAKYKFKEHNKCMVPSLPEVFEWAKEKTFFINIELKNNVIEYPLLEWKVIDLVHQYGLKDRIVFSSFNHNSLARVLSYDSRFETAVLYSHKLFEPWQYAKHLGSEGLHPNSRNVTEVVVKAAHKEGLKVRPYTVNKKEEMLEMKKAGCDAIVTDYPKRAIELLK, from the coding sequence ATGGAAATTATCGGCCACCGTGGTGCAGCAGGAACATGTCCTGAGAATACAATGGTTTCATTTCAACGAGCAATTGAAGAAGGTGCAAGTGGAATTGAACTTGATGTTCATCTTTCAAAAGACGGAGAAATTATTGTTATTCATGATGAGACAGTAGACAGAACAACAGATGGCAAAGGATACATAGGGGAACTCACTTACAAAGATCTTCGCAAGTTAAATGCAAAATATAAGTTTAAAGAGCATAATAAATGTATGGTTCCATCATTGCCCGAAGTGTTTGAATGGGCAAAGGAAAAAACGTTTTTTATAAATATTGAATTGAAAAATAATGTTATCGAATATCCGCTTTTGGAGTGGAAAGTGATTGATTTAGTTCACCAATATGGATTGAAAGATCGAATTGTTTTTTCTTCTTTTAATCATAATAGTTTGGCACGCGTACTTAGCTATGACTCTCGTTTTGAAACAGCTGTTTTGTATTCCCATAAACTTTTTGAACCGTGGCAATATGCAAAACATCTAGGAAGTGAGGGACTTCATCCAAACAGTAGGAACGTTACAGAAGTTGTTGTTAAAGCAGCTCATAAAGAAGGTCTTAAAGTCCGTCCTTATACAGTGAATAAAAAAGAGGAAATGCTAGAAATGAAAAAAGCTGGCTGTGATGCAATTGTGACAGATTATCCTAAAAGGGCTATTGAGTTATTGAAATAA
- a CDS encoding DUF2627 domain-containing protein, with the protein MIRIIALLVMVIPGVIAAFGIKLMRDMLFGQTVEPFTSLPLQFFIGFILFASGLSFVAGFVLYRDRKRKKVQRRFQRPWK; encoded by the coding sequence ATGATTCGTATTATTGCTTTGCTTGTTATGGTTATCCCAGGAGTTATTGCTGCCTTTGGGATTAAATTGATGCGAGATATGCTTTTTGGTCAAACTGTCGAACCTTTTACTTCCCTTCCACTGCAATTTTTCATAGGCTTTATTCTATTTGCAAGCGGCCTAAGCTTTGTAGCAGGGTTTGTTCTTTATCGCGATCGGAAACGAAAAAAAGTTCAGCGACGCTTCCAACGGCCTTGGAAGTAG